From the genome of Deinococcus sp. JMULE3, one region includes:
- a CDS encoding gamma-glutamyltransferase family protein yields the protein MVATSQPLAAQAGLSVLQQGGNAVDAAIATAAALTVVEPTSNGIGGDLFALVWAGGELHGLNASGAAPAALSLDALQERHAGEMPRHGWTPVTVPGAVRGWADLHARFGRLDFAQVLAPAIAYARDGYPLSPVLAANWARATGIYRRLNLPEMAEWFRTFAPDGFTPVPGALWRSEGHALTLEQIAATHGEAFYSGQLAGQIDAHARAQGGLLTGADLAGHASEWVTPIHTDLHGHRVYEIPPNGQGIAALIALNVLRGVPLPERRDDPRGLHLQIEAMKRGFHDAHTFVADPRHTPVDVAHLLSGANADAHRAHLGDVAHDPRTRAPSTGGTVYLATADEEGQMVSLIQSNYMGFGSGVVVPGTGIALHNRGHNFHTDPAHPNALAPGKRPYHTIIPGFLGRADGTPVGPFGVMGGFMQPQGHLQVVLNTAYYGMNPQQALDAPRWQWLDGTRVEVEHALGGTLARELSRMGHLVNVQLDPGAFGRGQMIRRDPVTGVLEGGTETRTDGHIAVW from the coding sequence ATGGTCGCCACCAGCCAGCCCCTCGCCGCGCAGGCGGGCCTGAGCGTCCTGCAGCAGGGCGGGAACGCCGTGGACGCCGCGATCGCCACGGCCGCCGCACTGACGGTCGTGGAACCCACCAGCAACGGCATCGGCGGGGACCTGTTCGCGCTGGTGTGGGCGGGCGGGGAACTGCACGGCCTGAACGCCAGCGGTGCGGCGCCCGCCGCCCTGAGCCTGGACGCCTTGCAGGAACGCCACGCGGGCGAGATGCCCCGCCACGGCTGGACGCCCGTCACGGTGCCCGGCGCGGTGCGCGGCTGGGCCGACCTGCACGCCCGCTTCGGTCGGCTGGACTTCGCGCAGGTCCTCGCGCCCGCCATCGCGTACGCGCGGGACGGTTACCCGCTGTCCCCGGTGCTCGCCGCGAACTGGGCGCGGGCGACCGGCATCTACCGCCGCCTGAACCTGCCCGAGATGGCCGAATGGTTCCGTACCTTCGCTCCGGACGGGTTCACGCCCGTGCCCGGCGCGCTGTGGCGCAGCGAGGGCCACGCCCTCACCCTGGAACAGATCGCCGCGACGCACGGCGAGGCGTTCTACTCCGGTCAGCTGGCCGGGCAGATCGACGCGCACGCCCGCGCGCAGGGTGGCCTGCTGACCGGCGCGGACCTCGCCGGGCACGCCAGCGAATGGGTCACGCCCATCCACACCGACCTGCACGGGCACCGCGTGTACGAGATCCCGCCGAACGGGCAGGGCATCGCCGCGCTGATCGCCCTGAACGTCCTGCGGGGCGTGCCGCTGCCCGAGCGCCGCGACGACCCGCGCGGGCTGCACCTGCAGATCGAGGCGATGAAACGCGGTTTCCACGACGCGCACACCTTCGTGGCCGACCCCCGTCACACCCCGGTGGACGTCGCGCACCTGCTGTCCGGCGCGAATGCCGACGCGCACCGCGCCCACCTGGGAGACGTGGCGCACGACCCGCGCACCCGCGCGCCCAGCACCGGCGGCACCGTGTACCTCGCCACGGCCGACGAGGAGGGGCAGATGGTCAGCCTGATCCAGAGCAACTACATGGGCTTCGGCAGCGGCGTCGTCGTGCCGGGCACCGGCATCGCCCTGCACAACCGTGGGCACAACTTCCACACCGACCCCGCCCACCCCAACGCACTGGCGCCCGGCAAGCGCCCGTACCACACCATCATTCCCGGCTTCCTGGGCCGCGCGGACGGCACCCCGGTCGGCCCGTTCGGCGTGATGGGCGGCTTCATGCAGCCGCAGGGGCACCTGCAGGTCGTGCTGAACACCGCGTACTACGGCATGAACCCGCAGCAGGCGCTGGACGCCCCGCGCTGGCAGTGGCTGGACGGCACCCGCGTCGAGGTGGAACACGCGCTGGGCGGCACCCTGGCCCGCGAACTCTCGCGCATGGGCCATTTGGTCAACGTGCAGCTCGACCCCGGCGCATTCGGGCGTGGGCAGATGATCCGCCGCGACCCCGTGACCGGTGTGCTGGAGGGCGGCACCGAGACCCGCACCGACGGCCACATCGCCGTCTGGTGA
- a CDS encoding DUF1294 domain-containing protein — protein sequence MPGDVLGVAALLLRLLLAWQVVWGLVAFVAMWRDKGLASEAGRTRIPERQLHALEAWGGWLGSWLGQRVFRHKTRKVAYQRVFRRIALVWALADVVIVAGLILLPLIFN from the coding sequence GTGCCGGGCGACGTTCTGGGAGTGGCGGCGTTGCTGCTGCGCCTGCTGCTGGCGTGGCAGGTCGTGTGGGGCCTGGTGGCCTTCGTGGCGATGTGGCGCGACAAGGGGCTGGCGTCCGAGGCAGGCCGCACCCGCATCCCTGAGCGGCAGCTGCATGCTCTGGAGGCGTGGGGTGGCTGGCTGGGCTCTTGGCTGGGTCAGCGGGTGTTCCGGCACAAGACCCGCAAGGTCGCGTACCAGCGGGTATTCCGCCGGATCGCACTGGTGTGGGCGCTGGCGGACGTGGTGATCGTGGCGGGGCTGATCCTGCTCCCGCTAATTTTCAATTGA
- a CDS encoding [LysW]-aminoadipate kinase, which translates to MIVVKVGGSAGIDYDAVCADLAARWKNGERLILVHGGSGETNRVAEALGHPPKFVTSPSGYTSRFTDRQTLEIFEMVYCGKMNKGIVERLQRLGVNAVGLSGLDGRIFEGKHKDSVRAVENGKVKVLRGDHTGTVERVNTHLIDLLLAGGYLPVLTPPASSYDGVAINVDGDRAAAALAVALKADALLLLSNVPGLLRAYPDEASLIREIPAADVENYLEFAQDRMKKKVLGAAEAVQGGVKRVIFGDARHGQPVSAALGGQGTVVS; encoded by the coding sequence ATGATTGTTGTGAAAGTCGGCGGAAGCGCCGGAATCGACTACGACGCCGTCTGCGCCGACCTCGCCGCCCGCTGGAAGAACGGGGAACGCCTGATCCTCGTCCACGGCGGCAGCGGCGAGACCAACCGCGTTGCCGAGGCCCTCGGGCACCCCCCGAAATTCGTCACCAGCCCCAGCGGTTACACCTCCCGCTTCACGGACCGCCAGACCCTGGAAATTTTCGAGATGGTGTACTGCGGCAAGATGAACAAGGGCATCGTCGAACGCCTCCAGCGGCTCGGCGTGAACGCCGTCGGTCTCAGCGGCCTCGACGGACGCATCTTCGAGGGCAAGCACAAGGACTCCGTGCGCGCCGTCGAGAACGGGAAGGTCAAGGTCCTGCGCGGCGACCACACGGGCACCGTCGAACGCGTGAACACCCACCTGATCGACCTGCTGCTCGCCGGAGGGTACCTGCCGGTCCTCACGCCGCCCGCCAGCTCCTACGACGGCGTGGCGATCAACGTGGACGGCGACCGCGCCGCCGCCGCGCTGGCCGTCGCCCTGAAGGCCGACGCGCTGCTGCTGCTGTCCAACGTGCCTGGCCTGCTGCGCGCCTACCCCGACGAGGCCAGCCTGATACGCGAGATTCCCGCCGCGGACGTCGAGAACTACCTGGAATTCGCGCAGGACCGCATGAAGAAGAAGGTCCTGGGTGCCGCCGAGGCGGTGCAGGGCGGCGTGAAGCGCGTCATCTTCGGGGACGCCCGCCACGGCCAGCCGGTCAGCGCGGCCCTGGGCGGCCAGGGAACCGTCGTCTCCTGA
- the fabZ gene encoding 3-hydroxyacyl-ACP dehydratase FabZ has protein sequence MDPILIQDVLKTLPHRFPFVMVDRVLSIQDGEVHALKNVTVNEPFFPGHFPQEPVMPGVLIVEALAQASMFCLHGQLEPGTIGYLAGVEGARFKRKVIPGDQLHLHAKLEFLRRGLGKTTCRALVDGEVAAEATILFAVAKG, from the coding sequence ATGGACCCGATCCTGATTCAAGACGTCCTCAAGACCCTGCCCCACCGCTTCCCGTTCGTGATGGTGGACCGCGTGCTGTCCATCCAGGACGGCGAGGTTCACGCCCTGAAGAACGTCACGGTGAACGAACCGTTCTTCCCCGGCCACTTCCCGCAGGAACCCGTCATGCCCGGCGTGCTGATCGTCGAGGCGCTGGCGCAGGCCAGCATGTTCTGCCTGCACGGGCAGCTGGAACCCGGCACGATCGGGTACCTCGCGGGGGTCGAGGGCGCACGCTTCAAGCGCAAGGTCATCCCCGGCGATCAGCTGCACCTGCACGCGAAACTGGAGTTCCTGCGCCGCGGGCTGGGCAAGACCACCTGCCGCGCGCTGGTGGACGGCGAGGTCGCCGCGGAAGCCACCATCCTGTTCGCGGTCGCCAAAGGGTGA
- a CDS encoding rod shape-determining protein, whose amino-acid sequence MLGLGSFVPEASVRLSEDIGIDLGTATFLIYSKSRGLVLQEPSVIAMARDSKQVKAVGEEAYRMIGRTPGGIVAVRPIKDGVIADEGLTEKMISMFLQKVQGGPGRLLGFKPQLMVGVPSNVSDVEKRAVLRAAIHSNARRAFLIEEPLAAAIGAGLKIAEPVGSMVVDIGGGSTDVAVISLGGIVVSESLRVAGNEFDESIIRYVRRKHNVLIGERTAEEIKVKVGAAMLLDDAENLTAEVRGRDLINGLPKTISLDSTDVVEALSEPVTKIVEGVKRVLEITPPELVSDIIDRGIVMTGGGSLLRNFDELLRQTTGIPVAVAENAIEAVAVGTGMALEMIPVLGDSLVSSDNYLRR is encoded by the coding sequence ATGCTAGGATTGGGGAGTTTTGTACCGGAGGCGAGTGTGAGGCTGTCAGAAGACATCGGAATTGACCTTGGAACGGCGACGTTCCTGATTTACAGCAAGAGCCGCGGCCTGGTGCTGCAGGAACCCAGCGTGATCGCCATGGCCCGCGACAGCAAGCAGGTGAAAGCCGTCGGCGAGGAGGCCTACCGCATGATCGGCCGCACGCCCGGCGGGATCGTCGCCGTGCGCCCCATCAAGGACGGCGTGATCGCCGACGAGGGCCTCACCGAGAAGATGATCAGCATGTTCCTGCAGAAGGTGCAGGGCGGCCCCGGACGCCTGCTGGGCTTCAAGCCGCAGCTGATGGTCGGCGTGCCCAGCAACGTCAGCGACGTCGAGAAACGCGCCGTGCTGCGCGCCGCGATCCACAGCAACGCCCGCCGCGCCTTCCTGATCGAGGAACCGCTCGCCGCCGCGATCGGCGCGGGCCTGAAGATCGCCGAACCGGTCGGCAGCATGGTCGTCGACATCGGCGGGGGCAGCACCGACGTCGCCGTGATCTCGCTGGGCGGCATCGTCGTCAGCGAATCCCTGCGCGTCGCCGGGAACGAGTTCGACGAGAGCATCATCCGTTACGTGCGCCGCAAGCACAACGTCCTGATCGGCGAGCGTACCGCCGAGGAGATCAAGGTGAAGGTCGGCGCGGCGATGCTGCTCGACGACGCCGAGAACCTCACCGCCGAGGTCCGCGGCCGCGACCTGATCAACGGTCTGCCCAAGACCATCAGCCTTGACTCCACCGACGTCGTCGAGGCGCTGTCCGAACCCGTCACGAAGATCGTCGAGGGCGTCAAACGCGTCCTGGAGATCACCCCGCCGGAACTGGTCAGCGACATCATCGACCGCGGCATCGTCATGACCGGCGGCGGCAGCCTGCTGCGCAACTTCGACGAACTGCTTCGCCAGACGACCGGCATTCCCGTCGCCGTCGCCGAGAACGCCATTGAGGCGGTCGCGGTGGGCACCGGCATGGCCCTGGAGATGATCCCGGTGCTGGGCGACTCGCTGGTCAGCAGCGACAACTACCTGCGCCGCTGA
- the ispH gene encoding 4-hydroxy-3-methylbut-2-enyl diphosphate reductase, which translates to MIERIHLAKPRGFCAGVVMAIQAVEKAARTEEKPVTVYHSIVHNHTVVDRLSQGYGVHFVEDLDTVDALPQGGETVVFSAHGISPTVRERARALGLATIDATCPLVTKVHTEAKKYAREGYTILLIGDSARHQEVIGTRGEAPDATIVVGVLGKSGEGLADPHTVQVPDPERLVVLTQTTLSVDDTRRTIEILKGRFPALVVPPSEDLCYATKNRQDAVKAIAPHVDLFLVLTSTHSSNGMRLLELAEAECGRSVRLETAADLAGVDFTGVRSVGITSAASTPDDLVQEVVAHFRALNPALEVVEEGEWENIEFREPRKILPTQALPRTMQ; encoded by the coding sequence TCGAGAAGGCCGCGCGGACCGAGGAGAAACCGGTGACGGTGTATCACTCCATCGTGCACAACCATACGGTGGTGGACCGGCTGTCGCAGGGGTACGGCGTGCATTTCGTGGAGGATCTGGACACGGTGGATGCCCTGCCGCAGGGTGGGGAGACCGTGGTGTTCAGCGCGCACGGCATCAGCCCCACCGTGCGTGAGCGGGCGCGGGCGCTGGGTCTGGCGACCATCGACGCGACCTGCCCGCTGGTGACGAAGGTGCATACCGAGGCGAAGAAGTACGCCCGCGAGGGGTACACGATCCTGCTGATCGGGGATAGCGCCCGGCATCAGGAGGTCATCGGCACGCGCGGCGAGGCGCCGGACGCGACCATCGTGGTCGGCGTGCTCGGTAAGAGTGGCGAGGGACTGGCTGACCCGCACACGGTGCAGGTGCCGGACCCGGAGCGGCTGGTGGTGCTCACGCAGACCACCCTCAGCGTGGACGACACCCGAAGGACCATCGAGATCCTCAAGGGGCGCTTCCCGGCGCTGGTGGTGCCGCCCAGCGAGGACCTGTGCTACGCCACGAAGAACCGCCAGGACGCCGTGAAGGCGATCGCGCCTCACGTGGACCTGTTCCTGGTCCTGACGAGCACGCACAGCAGCAACGGCATGCGCCTGCTGGAACTCGCGGAGGCCGAGTGCGGCCGCTCGGTGCGGCTGGAGACGGCGGCGGACCTCGCGGGCGTGGACTTCACGGGCGTGCGCTCTGTGGGGATCACGAGTGCGGCGAGCACCCCGGACGATCTGGTGCAGGAGGTCGTGGCGCACTTCCGCGCGCTGAACCCGGCCCTGGAGGTCGTCGAGGAGGGTGAGTGGGAGAACATCGAGTTCCGCGAGCCGAGGAAGATCCTCCCCACCCAGGCGCTGCCGCGCACCATGCAGTAG